Proteins co-encoded in one Coregonus clupeaformis isolate EN_2021a chromosome 5, ASM2061545v1, whole genome shotgun sequence genomic window:
- the LOC121559398 gene encoding vacuolar protein sorting-associated protein 26B-like, protein MSFFSFGQSAEIDVVLTDAETRKKAEHKTEDGKKDKYFLFYDGETVAGKVNVTLKNPGKRLEHQGIKIEFVGQIELYYDRGNHHEFVSLVKDLARPGELTQSQTFDFEFTHVEKPYETYTGQNVKLRYFLRATVSRRLNDISKEMDIVVHTLSTYPELNSSIKMEVGIEDCLHIEFEYNKSKYHLKDVIVGKIYFLLVRIKIKHMEIDIIKRETTGTGPSVYHENDTIAKYEIMDGAPVRGESIPIRLFLAGYEMTPTMRDINKKFSVRYYLNLVLIDEEERRYFKQQEITLWRKGDVVRKSMSTQATIGAQRFEGSASSESALEKAAREDSG, encoded by the exons ATGAGTTTCTTCAGTTTTGGCCAAAGTGCagaaattgatgtagttctgacTGATGCTGAGACGAGAAAGAAGGCTGAACATAAGACTGAAGATGGGAAGAAGGACAAATATTTCCTATTTTATGACGGGGAGACTGTGGCTGGAAAGGTCAACGTTACACTGAAGAACCCTGGGAAAAGACTGGAACATCAAGGGATAAAAATCGAATTTGTAGGCCAGATTG AGCTGTACTACGACAGAGGAAACCATCATGAGTTTGTCTCCCTGGTGAAAGATCTGGCTAGGCCTGGTGAGCTTACTCAGTCACAGACCTTCGACTTTGAGTTCACCCATGTTGAGAAGCCCTATGAGACCTACACAGGCCAGAATGTGAAGCTACG GTATTTTCTGCGTGCCACAGTGAGCAGGAGACTGAATGACATCAGTAAAGAGATGGATATCGTGGTGCACACACTCAGCACGTACCCAGAGCTCAACTCGTCAATAAAAATGGAAGTTGGGATCGAAGACTGTCTCCACATTGAGTTTGAGTACAACAAATCCAA GTACCACCTGAAAGACGTCATTGTGGGTAAGATCTACTTCCTGCTGGTGCGGATTAAGATCAAGCACATGGAAATTGACATCATCAAACGGGAGACAACTGGCACCGGTCCTAGTGTATACCACGAAAATGACACCATCGCCAAATATGAGATCATGGATGGGGCTCCTGTTCGGG GAGAGTCAATTCCAATCCGGTTGTTTCTGGCTGGCTATGAGATGACCCCCACAATGCGAGACATCAATAAGAAGTTCTCTGTGCGTTACTACCTTAATCTGGTGCTGATTGATGAGGAGGAAAGACGCTACTTCAAACAGCAG GAAATCACACTGTGGAGGAAAGGGGATGTGGTGAGAAAGAGCATGTCGACCCAGGCCACCATCGGAGCCCAGCGGTTCGAGGGCTCAGCCAGTTCGGAGAGTGCTCTGGAGAAGGCGGCGAGGGAGGACAGCGGCTAA